The following proteins come from a genomic window of Maribacter sp. HTCC2170:
- a CDS encoding viroplasmin family protein: MAKKSKFYVVWKGKRPGVYSTWEDCKAAITGYKGAQYKSFSTFDEAKKAYNSNYEEYKGKKNSKASLTPEQLLKIGDPNNHSISVDAASSGNPGVMEYQGVDTKTGKKLFRQGPFAEGTNNIGEFLAIVHGLAFLKQHQSDRIIYTDSRTAMSWVRKKTCNTKLVETKDNKVLFDLIRRAISWLKNNSYNTPIVKWETKAWGEIPADFGRK, translated from the coding sequence ATGGCAAAAAAGTCAAAATTTTATGTAGTCTGGAAAGGTAAAAGACCTGGTGTATACTCTACTTGGGAAGATTGCAAAGCTGCAATTACCGGCTATAAAGGAGCACAATACAAATCATTCTCAACCTTTGACGAAGCCAAAAAAGCCTATAACTCAAATTACGAAGAATATAAAGGTAAAAAGAATTCAAAGGCAAGTTTAACTCCAGAGCAATTGCTAAAAATCGGAGATCCAAATAACCATTCCATTTCAGTTGATGCTGCTTCAAGTGGAAACCCAGGAGTAATGGAGTACCAGGGAGTCGACACAAAAACAGGTAAAAAATTGTTCAGGCAAGGTCCTTTTGCAGAAGGAACAAACAATATAGGTGAGTTTTTGGCAATTGTACATGGACTGGCATTTTTGAAACAACATCAAAGCGATAGAATAATATATACCGATTCCAGGACAGCCATGAGTTGGGTTCGCAAAAAGACATGCAATACCAAACTGGTCGAGACAAAAGATAACAAAGTATTGTTCGATTTAATTCGTCGCGCCATTTCATGGCTTAAAAATAATTCTTACAACACCCCAATCGTCAAATGGGAAACAAAGGCCTGGGGCGAAATTCCTGCCGATTTTGGCAGAAAATAA
- the purN gene encoding phosphoribosylglycinamide formyltransferase — protein sequence MKNIVLFASGSGSNVENIVQHFQESTNVTIAMVLTNKRDAKVLDRCNRLNIRSLYFNRTAFQHTDCVLDLLKSVKPDLIVLAGFLWKIPEKIIRAFPNKIINIHPALLPKYGGKGMYGDNVHKAVKEQGETETGITIHYVNENYDEGAIIHQAKTKVTSNDKVEDIASKVHALEYEHFPKVIEQLLVGL from the coding sequence ATGAAAAATATTGTTCTTTTTGCCTCTGGTTCTGGATCTAATGTTGAAAACATAGTACAGCATTTTCAGGAAAGTACAAACGTTACTATAGCCATGGTATTGACTAACAAAAGGGATGCCAAAGTTTTAGACCGATGTAATAGATTGAATATCCGTTCTTTATATTTCAATAGAACTGCTTTTCAACATACCGACTGTGTTCTTGACTTGTTAAAAAGCGTCAAACCCGATTTGATTGTTCTCGCAGGGTTTCTATGGAAAATACCAGAGAAAATAATAAGAGCTTTCCCAAATAAAATCATCAACATTCACCCAGCTCTTCTGCCCAAATATGGGGGTAAGGGTATGTATGGTGACAATGTGCATAAAGCTGTGAAAGAGCAAGGTGAAACTGAAACCGGAATCACCATTCACTATGTAAATGAGAATTATGATGAAGGCGCTATAATTCATCAAGCCAAAACAAAAGTAACTTCCAACGATAAAGTTGAAGATATAGCTTCGAAGGTTCACGCCTTGGAATACGAACATTTTCCTAAAGTAATTGAGCAATTATTAGTGGGTCTCTGA
- a CDS encoding acyl carrier protein, with protein MSDIASRVKAIIVDKLGVDENEVVTEASFTNDLGADSLDTVELIMEFEKEFDIQIPDDQAENIATVGQAISYIEEAK; from the coding sequence ATGTCAGACATTGCATCAAGAGTTAAAGCTATCATCGTTGATAAACTAGGAGTTGATGAAAACGAAGTGGTAACGGAAGCTAGCTTTACTAACGACTTAGGGGCAGATTCACTGGATACTGTTGAGTTGATTATGGAATTCGAAAAAGAATTCGATATTCAAATCCCTGATGATCAAGCTGAAAATATCGCAACAGTTGGCCAAGCCATAAGCTATATAGAAGAAGCAAAGTAA
- the fabF gene encoding beta-ketoacyl-ACP synthase II: MQLKRVVVTGLGALTPIGNNIEEYWDGLVNGKSGSAPITYYDSEKFKTKFACELKNFNAQDHFDRKEARKLDRFAQYALVSSDEAILDSKLDLDAIDKFRVGVIWGAGIGGLETFQNEVINFAEGDGTPRFNPFFIPKMIADIAPGNISIKHGFMGPNYTTVSACASSANAMIDALNYIRLGHCDIIVTGGSEAAVTIAGMGGFGAMHALSKRNDSPETASRPFDATRDGFVLGEGAGALILEEYEHAKARGAKIYAEVIGGGMSSDAYHMTAPHPDGIGVVKVMENCLRDAGIGIEEVDAINTHGTSTPLGDVAELKAITQVFGDHAPNININSTKSMTGHLLGAAGAIEAIASILSMKHGIVPPTINHTTVDENIDPKLNLTLNKAQKREVNVAMSNTFGFGGHNACVVFKKIS; this comes from the coding sequence ATGCAATTAAAGCGAGTTGTAGTTACAGGATTAGGTGCGTTGACACCTATTGGTAACAATATTGAAGAATACTGGGATGGTCTTGTAAATGGTAAAAGTGGTTCAGCGCCCATTACTTATTATGACAGTGAAAAATTTAAGACCAAGTTCGCTTGCGAGCTTAAAAATTTTAATGCCCAAGATCATTTTGACAGAAAAGAAGCCCGCAAATTAGACCGTTTTGCACAGTATGCATTGGTGTCTTCTGATGAGGCGATTCTTGACTCCAAATTGGATTTGGATGCAATTGATAAATTTCGCGTGGGGGTGATCTGGGGAGCTGGTATTGGTGGCTTGGAAACCTTTCAGAACGAGGTTATTAATTTTGCGGAAGGGGATGGAACTCCTAGATTTAATCCATTTTTTATCCCTAAGATGATTGCAGATATTGCTCCTGGCAACATCTCAATCAAACATGGATTTATGGGCCCTAACTATACCACTGTTTCGGCTTGTGCTTCATCTGCGAATGCGATGATAGATGCACTTAATTATATTCGACTAGGCCATTGCGACATTATTGTTACTGGTGGCAGTGAAGCTGCTGTAACCATTGCAGGAATGGGTGGTTTTGGAGCAATGCACGCACTTTCAAAAAGAAATGACAGCCCAGAAACGGCCTCAAGGCCTTTTGATGCCACAAGAGATGGATTTGTCTTGGGTGAAGGAGCGGGAGCATTAATTCTTGAGGAATATGAACATGCCAAGGCAAGAGGAGCAAAGATTTATGCCGAAGTAATTGGTGGTGGTATGTCTAGTGATGCTTATCACATGACTGCGCCACATCCTGATGGAATAGGAGTGGTTAAGGTAATGGAGAATTGTTTGAGAGATGCTGGGATTGGGATTGAAGAAGTAGACGCCATAAATACACATGGTACATCAACCCCTCTTGGTGATGTTGCAGAGTTAAAGGCAATTACGCAGGTCTTTGGCGATCATGCACCCAACATTAATATAAATTCCACAAAATCTATGACCGGGCATTTATTAGGTGCTGCCGGGGCAATTGAGGCAATTGCGTCTATATTGTCTATGAAGCATGGAATTGTACCACCAACAATAAATCATACCACAGTTGATGAGAATATTGACCCCAAGCTAAATTTAACATTAAATAAAGCGCAAAAAAGAGAGGTAAATGTTGCTATGAGTAATACCTTTGGTTTTGGCGGGCATAATGCTTGTGTAGTTTTCAAGAAAATCAGCTAA
- the rnc gene encoding ribonuclease III, which translates to MNFPSNIFNSHSKQDGDFFLGITKILGFKPKNLKIFKKAFLHRSANRKDEDGNPMNYERLEFLGDAMLGTIISKHLYNEVPDGDEGYLTKMRSKIVSREHLNELGKDLNLIKFVESRIPKTHFGDNIHGNVFEALVGAIYLDRGYNYCEKFIHERVILPYVDIEQLEGKVISYKSLVIEWCQKQKKSFKYNVYEDTGKDVLKHFAVKLSIGDNVVAKARATSKKKAEERASKRAFFALQDKMDKT; encoded by the coding sequence ATGAATTTCCCATCCAATATATTTAATTCCCATTCCAAACAGGATGGGGATTTTTTTTTGGGAATAACTAAGATTTTGGGGTTTAAACCCAAAAATTTAAAGATATTCAAGAAAGCATTTCTTCATAGATCGGCCAACCGAAAAGATGAAGATGGTAACCCAATGAATTACGAACGGTTAGAGTTTTTGGGAGATGCAATGTTGGGAACCATTATTTCCAAACACTTGTATAACGAGGTGCCAGATGGGGATGAAGGATATCTTACAAAGATGCGCTCTAAAATTGTAAGTAGAGAGCATTTGAATGAATTGGGCAAAGATCTGAACCTAATAAAGTTTGTTGAGAGTAGGATTCCTAAAACACATTTTGGAGATAATATTCACGGCAATGTTTTTGAAGCTTTAGTAGGGGCTATTTATTTAGACAGGGGATACAACTACTGTGAAAAGTTTATTCATGAAAGGGTAATTTTACCTTATGTTGATATTGAACAATTAGAAGGAAAAGTAATAAGCTATAAAAGTTTGGTCATTGAGTGGTGTCAGAAGCAAAAGAAAAGCTTTAAATATAACGTCTACGAGGATACGGGAAAAGACGTGCTCAAACATTTTGCTGTTAAACTATCGATAGGTGATAATGTAGTTGCTAAAGCACGGGCCACTTCAAAAAAGAAAGCTGAGGAAAGGGCATCAAAAAGGGCCTTTTTTGCACTTCAAGACAAGATGGACAAAACATGA
- a CDS encoding IPExxxVDY family protein → MAAIHKISEDFYEDSFTLIALHTSMEDYAAVYAINLEVRSIFRRSSADLELSEFRSFPFFEWEDGQHDRYWTLITNKSTKKERLVRVGLFQDEPSFTEHYLVPEYKDVDFFIKIEHDDDLDESLLVKSLLAIPKIVTAYSIDADELKSKNNLIF, encoded by the coding sequence ATGGCGGCAATACATAAAATTAGTGAAGATTTTTACGAAGATTCCTTTACGCTGATAGCGTTACATACCAGTATGGAAGATTATGCTGCTGTGTATGCCATTAATTTGGAAGTTAGATCCATATTTAGGAGATCATCGGCAGATTTGGAGTTATCTGAGTTTAGGTCGTTTCCTTTTTTTGAATGGGAAGATGGACAACATGATCGTTACTGGACTTTGATTACAAATAAGAGTACAAAAAAAGAACGCTTGGTAAGAGTAGGTCTTTTTCAAGACGAGCCTTCATTTACGGAACACTATTTAGTGCCAGAGTATAAAGATGTTGATTTTTTTATTAAGATTGAACATGATGATGACTTAGATGAGTCTTTGCTAGTTAAAAGCTTACTTGCGATACCAAAAATAGTTACTGCATATAGTATTGATGCAGATGAATTAAAATCAAAAAACAACTTAATTTTTTAA
- the pyk gene encoding pyruvate kinase, with protein sequence MPNIKKTKIVATLGPATSKKEVIIDMIKAGVDVFRINFSHADYEDVTARVKMIREVNEEIDSNIAILGDLQGPKLRVGVMSGEVVVTPGDEIDFVTGEPFEGNSERVYMNYAAFPKDVNPGERILLDDGKLMFEVVSTNKKDKVRAKVIQGGPLKSKKGVNLPNTNISLPALTEKDVKDAKFAISLDVDWIALSFVRHSQDIIDLQNIIKEHAEHKIPIIAKIEKPEAVENIDKIVSYCDGLMVARGDLGVEVPAHEVPLIQKKLVLRAKKARIPVIIATQMMETMITSLTPTRAEVNDVANSVMDGADAVMLSGETSVGNYPVQVIEKMASILESVENSDLITVPQEPPHIRTNRYITKSVCYHAATMANEIKAKAISTLTNSGYTAFQISAWRPSAHILVFTSNKRILTQLNLLWGVKAFYYDKYVSTDETIEDVNGIACKKGFLDVGDMLISLAAMPIKDKGMVNTLRVTEIETCTF encoded by the coding sequence ATGCCAAATATAAAGAAGACGAAAATAGTTGCAACCTTAGGTCCTGCTACAAGCAAAAAGGAAGTGATTATTGATATGATAAAGGCTGGTGTTGATGTCTTTAGAATTAATTTTTCACATGCTGATTATGAAGATGTTACCGCACGTGTAAAAATGATTCGTGAGGTTAATGAAGAAATAGATTCCAATATCGCAATTTTAGGAGATTTACAAGGGCCTAAACTAAGAGTAGGTGTTATGTCGGGTGAGGTGGTTGTTACTCCCGGTGATGAAATAGATTTTGTTACTGGCGAACCTTTTGAAGGCAATTCTGAACGGGTTTATATGAACTATGCAGCTTTCCCAAAAGATGTAAATCCAGGAGAGCGAATATTATTGGATGATGGTAAGTTGATGTTCGAGGTAGTTTCAACCAATAAAAAAGATAAAGTAAGGGCAAAGGTAATTCAAGGTGGTCCACTTAAATCCAAAAAGGGGGTTAATTTGCCCAATACGAACATTTCTTTACCAGCACTTACAGAGAAAGATGTTAAAGATGCAAAATTTGCTATATCATTAGATGTAGATTGGATTGCACTTTCCTTTGTAAGGCATAGTCAGGATATAATCGACCTTCAAAATATTATTAAAGAGCACGCCGAACACAAGATTCCTATTATTGCGAAAATCGAGAAACCCGAAGCTGTAGAGAATATAGATAAGATTGTTTCTTATTGTGACGGACTAATGGTTGCTCGTGGAGATCTAGGAGTTGAGGTTCCTGCCCATGAAGTGCCCTTGATTCAGAAAAAATTAGTGCTGAGGGCAAAAAAAGCTAGAATTCCGGTAATTATCGCTACGCAAATGATGGAGACTATGATTACCAGTCTTACACCAACTCGTGCTGAGGTAAACGATGTTGCCAATTCTGTAATGGATGGTGCTGATGCTGTTATGCTTTCCGGGGAAACCTCTGTTGGAAATTACCCTGTTCAGGTAATTGAAAAAATGGCCAGTATTCTTGAAAGTGTAGAGAATTCAGATCTGATAACCGTTCCACAGGAGCCACCACATATTAGAACCAACAGATACATTACAAAGTCTGTGTGTTATCATGCGGCAACTATGGCAAATGAAATCAAGGCCAAAGCAATATCAACTTTGACCAATAGTGGTTATACAGCTTTTCAGATATCGGCTTGGAGACCAAGTGCTCATATTTTGGTATTTACATCCAACAAAAGAATTTTGACCCAATTGAATTTACTTTGGGGTGTAAAGGCCTTTTATTACGACAAGTACGTTTCTACAGACGAAACTATTGAAGATGTAAATGGGATAGCCTGTAAAAAAGGATTTTTGGATGTCGGAGATATGCTTATCAGCCTTGCGGCCATGCCTATCAAGGACAAAGGTATGGTAAACACACTTAGGGTTACCGAGATAGAAACCTGTACCTTTTAA
- a CDS encoding helix-turn-helix domain-containing protein has protein sequence MKFEFHDIKMGSIFGFTDDIKRYENRFSINSGNISVLWNRNSTVTEIEVDNVIVRLRPNQLITTTYLQHISYDNSKLPLTAFLFNREFYCISDHDSEVSCNGILFFGTQDLPIITIPKEQERKFNTLYEVFEDEFSTPDKIQGDMLQMLLKRLIIICTRLAKNQLIVKELNNEQLDIVRKFNVLVDTHYKTKRKVSDYADLLFKSPKTLSNLFALYNQKSPQQIIQERLMLEAKRLLHFTEKQNQEIAYELGFNDPAHFSRFFKKMTSSSPSQYREMTPISA, from the coding sequence ATGAAATTCGAATTTCATGATATAAAAATGGGATCCATATTTGGATTTACAGATGATATCAAAAGATATGAAAATCGTTTTTCCATCAATTCAGGCAATATCAGTGTTTTATGGAACAGAAATTCTACTGTAACTGAAATCGAAGTAGATAATGTAATTGTTAGGTTGCGACCGAATCAATTGATTACTACCACATATCTCCAGCATATTTCATACGATAATTCAAAGCTTCCTTTAACAGCTTTTTTATTTAACAGGGAATTTTATTGTATATCAGACCATGATAGTGAAGTTTCCTGTAATGGCATATTGTTTTTTGGAACACAAGACCTGCCCATAATTACCATTCCAAAAGAACAAGAACGTAAATTCAACACTTTATATGAGGTGTTTGAAGATGAATTTTCCACACCAGATAAAATTCAGGGCGACATGTTGCAAATGCTATTGAAGCGTTTGATAATAATTTGTACCCGTTTGGCCAAAAATCAACTAATCGTAAAAGAACTGAATAATGAGCAATTGGACATAGTTCGCAAATTCAACGTATTGGTAGACACCCATTATAAGACCAAACGAAAGGTTAGTGATTATGCTGACTTGCTTTTCAAAAGCCCTAAGACACTTTCGAATCTTTTTGCATTATATAATCAAAAGTCACCACAACAAATAATTCAAGAGCGACTAATGCTAGAGGCCAAAAGGTTATTGCATTTTACGGAAAAGCAGAATCAGGAAATAGCTTATGAATTAGGGTTTAATGACCCAGCACATTTTAGCCGTTTTTTTAAAAAAATGACCAGTAGTTCACCTTCCCAGTACCGAGAAATGACCCCAATATCTGCCTAA
- a CDS encoding carboxymuconolactone decarboxylase family protein has product MSTFNVPKREEVSTKNKSIFDNLEKAVGFVPNLYATYAHSENALENYLNLSNAKTSLSAKEKEVVNLAVSEVNNCIYCLSAHTAIGKMNGFSDNQILELRAGRASFDKRLNALASLAKNITETRGATNNVIVQDFLSSGWTKENLIDTIVLVGDKTISNYLHKTTNVPVDFPVAQPLDLIEA; this is encoded by the coding sequence ATGAGCACATTTAATGTACCTAAAAGAGAAGAAGTAAGCACAAAGAACAAGTCCATTTTTGATAATCTTGAAAAAGCGGTGGGTTTTGTACCAAATCTTTACGCTACCTATGCACATTCTGAGAACGCCTTGGAAAACTATCTGAATTTGAGCAATGCCAAGACATCGCTTTCAGCTAAGGAAAAGGAAGTGGTAAATCTAGCGGTGAGTGAAGTGAACAATTGCATCTATTGTTTGTCAGCCCATACAGCTATTGGGAAAATGAACGGGTTTAGCGATAATCAGATACTGGAGCTAAGAGCGGGGAGAGCATCATTTGACAAAAGGCTGAACGCATTGGCAAGTTTGGCAAAAAACATTACAGAAACAAGGGGGGCTACCAACAATGTCATTGTTCAAGATTTTCTTAGTTCAGGTTGGACGAAAGAAAATCTTATTGATACAATTGTTTTGGTGGGAGATAAAACAATATCCAATTACCTGCATAAGACAACAAATGTGCCGGTAGATTTCCCAGTGGCCCAACCTTTGGATTTAATCGAAGCTTAA
- a CDS encoding cupredoxin domain-containing protein, which translates to MKKIALVLILVIGLVTTSNAQDDVMKKTPNVISLEQTKGEFTQKQITVSEGTYVFEIFNNGVGHDVGFVLVQKGKDISKPENHIKAAYVTKAVATGKKQSSKATVLSKGEYVYFCPLNPTSTDNTLVVK; encoded by the coding sequence ATGAAAAAAATAGCATTAGTATTAATATTGGTGATTGGATTGGTAACAACTTCAAATGCCCAAGATGATGTGATGAAAAAAACGCCAAATGTCATTTCTTTGGAGCAGACCAAGGGGGAGTTCACCCAAAAACAAATAACCGTTTCTGAAGGAACTTACGTTTTTGAAATTTTCAATAATGGAGTTGGTCATGATGTGGGATTTGTCCTTGTGCAAAAAGGGAAGGATATCAGTAAACCTGAAAATCACATTAAGGCAGCTTATGTAACAAAAGCCGTTGCAACTGGAAAGAAACAATCATCAAAGGCAACAGTTTTAAGCAAAGGGGAATATGTATATTTCTGTCCTTTAAATCCAACTTCTACAGATAATACGTTGGTCGTAAAATAG
- a CDS encoding COG2426 family protein codes for MLWSLSPFGEAKVGIPYGMYNGLNIYWVFAVCFLSNLLVFPLMIFFLEKINRHFIKWSLYKKIAIYVARRAKLGSGNKIQKFGFLGLVFFVMIPLPGTGVYAGSIATYLFRIEKQKAFIANAIGIFFSSVIIWTTTLLSMKSFV; via the coding sequence ATGTTGTGGAGTTTGTCTCCTTTTGGAGAGGCTAAAGTGGGTATTCCTTATGGAATGTATAATGGCCTTAATATCTACTGGGTATTCGCAGTTTGTTTTTTGTCCAATCTACTTGTTTTTCCCTTGATGATATTCTTTTTGGAAAAGATAAATCGCCACTTCATAAAATGGAGTTTATACAAAAAAATTGCAATTTATGTAGCTCGAAGAGCGAAATTGGGTTCAGGGAATAAAATCCAAAAATTCGGATTTTTAGGGCTGGTATTCTTTGTCATGATTCCTTTGCCAGGTACAGGGGTATATGCAGGTAGTATTGCAACGTATTTGTTCAGGATAGAAAAGCAAAAAGCTTTTATTGCCAATGCTATTGGTATATTCTTCTCTTCTGTTATTATCTGGACAACGACTTTATTGTCCATGAAAAGTTTTGTGTAA
- the dinB gene encoding DNA polymerase IV, which produces MPEEFPLRKIIHVDMDAFYASVEEMDNPELKGKPLAVGGNEVRGVVSAANYEARKFGVRSAMSGVMAKRNCPHLTFVKPRYNRYKEISKQIRNIFFDYTDLVEPLSLDEAYLDVTVNKKGNPSATLIAQEIRKRIQDEVGLKASAGISVNKFVAKVASDFNKPNGQKTVNPEEVLQFLEDLEIRSFFGVGKVTAEKMYKLGIFTGKELKTKSEEFLIENFGKSGSHYHKVVRGIHNGAVKPHRVPKSVGAERTFSENLSSEIFMLERLEHIANELERRLSKTKIAGKTVTLKIKYSDFTLQTRSKTLPYFVSNKSLILEVAKELLYQEKMENSVRLLGISLANLNTEKKKTEPKEESVSVQLKFEF; this is translated from the coding sequence ATGCCCGAAGAGTTTCCTTTGCGAAAAATAATCCATGTAGATATGGATGCCTTTTATGCTTCCGTAGAAGAAATGGATAATCCTGAACTTAAAGGAAAACCTCTTGCTGTTGGTGGAAATGAAGTTAGAGGTGTCGTTTCTGCAGCCAATTACGAAGCCAGAAAGTTTGGTGTCCGCAGTGCTATGAGCGGTGTCATGGCCAAAAGAAATTGCCCACATTTGACCTTTGTTAAACCTCGTTATAATCGGTATAAAGAAATCTCCAAACAGATACGAAATATCTTTTTCGACTATACCGATCTTGTCGAACCTCTTTCATTAGATGAAGCCTATTTGGATGTAACGGTCAATAAAAAAGGAAATCCGTCTGCCACTTTGATAGCCCAAGAAATTCGAAAACGAATTCAGGACGAAGTGGGGTTAAAGGCTTCAGCCGGTATTTCGGTTAACAAATTTGTAGCAAAAGTTGCCAGCGACTTTAACAAACCCAATGGTCAAAAAACCGTAAATCCTGAGGAAGTTCTTCAATTTTTGGAAGACCTGGAAATACGGAGTTTTTTTGGCGTTGGCAAAGTTACGGCTGAAAAAATGTACAAACTTGGAATTTTTACCGGGAAAGAGCTTAAAACAAAATCAGAGGAATTCTTAATAGAAAATTTTGGGAAAAGTGGTTCACATTACCACAAGGTTGTAAGGGGAATTCATAATGGTGCTGTTAAACCACATCGAGTTCCCAAATCTGTAGGCGCTGAGCGAACTTTTAGTGAAAATCTAAGTAGTGAGATATTTATGTTGGAGCGGTTGGAGCATATTGCCAATGAATTGGAAAGACGATTGTCTAAAACCAAAATCGCTGGAAAAACCGTTACCCTAAAAATAAAATATAGCGATTTTACCCTGCAGACCCGTAGCAAAACCTTGCCGTATTTCGTCTCTAACAAATCATTGATTCTTGAGGTCGCAAAAGAACTTTTGTACCAAGAGAAAATGGAAAATTCAGTACGGTTATTAGGCATTTCTTTGGCAAACCTCAATACTGAAAAAAAGAAAACCGAGCCTAAGGAAGAATCTGTTTCAGTACAGCTGAAGTTTGAGTTTTAG
- a CDS encoding NAD(P)H-binding protein yields the protein METKLKTAIILGATGLTGSLLLQRLLKDKRYGKIKLFSRSSTGKENAKLEEFIGDVIELENFKNDFEADEVFCCIGTTKAKTPDKDIYKKIDFGIPVQAAELCKKNGIDTLIIISALGANSKSKLFYNRTKGEMEDAVLKMQIPKTHILQPSLISGKREEKRIGELVFKQLMKVANLVMAGPLKKFKSIHPQDIAKTMLWVANNTYNRIRIPSDLIQKISK from the coding sequence ATGGAGACTAAATTGAAAACAGCTATAATATTGGGTGCTACAGGATTGACTGGTAGTTTGCTTTTACAACGGTTGTTGAAAGACAAGCGCTATGGTAAAATAAAGTTGTTTTCAAGGTCAAGTACAGGGAAAGAAAATGCAAAACTCGAGGAATTTATAGGAGATGTAATTGAGCTTGAAAACTTTAAAAATGATTTTGAAGCCGATGAGGTTTTTTGTTGTATAGGAACCACCAAGGCAAAAACTCCTGACAAGGATATTTATAAAAAGATTGATTTTGGCATACCTGTACAAGCAGCAGAGCTTTGTAAGAAAAATGGAATTGATACTTTGATTATCATTTCTGCTTTGGGAGCAAATTCAAAGAGCAAGTTGTTCTATAATAGGACCAAAGGGGAAATGGAAGATGCAGTTTTAAAAATGCAAATACCAAAAACACATATTTTACAACCCTCATTGATAAGTGGCAAAAGAGAGGAAAAGAGAATAGGTGAGTTAGTTTTCAAACAATTGATGAAAGTGGCAAATCTGGTAATGGCTGGGCCTTTGAAAAAATTCAAATCAATCCATCCTCAGGACATTGCCAAAACCATGCTTTGGGTGGCAAATAACACCTACAATAGAATCAGGATTCCTTCAGATTTAATTCAAAAAATCAGTAAATAA